The following is a genomic window from Bacteroidales bacterium.
TGCTGTTTCAAAGGCATGGGCTCCATATGACAGAAATGTTTGCCCTACAGGCTGGCATGTTCCTTCCGATAAAGAATGGTCCACACTCATCACCTTCCTTGGAGGCGATAGGTTTGCCGGCGGCAAACTGAAAGAAACAGGAACAACCCATTGGTCAGGTCCAAATGCTGAAGCTACTGACGAATTTGGTTTCAGAGCTCTGCCGGGAGGAACCACTAATTTCTGTTATGGATTTAATTCAGTTGGAATCACCGGATCGTGGTGGTGTTCTGATTTTGGAATATATAATAAGGAATATTATAATATAGTTTATGTTATGGATGCTTACTCAGGATCAGCCATCCGCTTACCTGGCAACGCCCATAACGGATATTCAGTGAGATGTATAAGGGATTATTGAAATAATTATCAACAATAATCGGAATTGCTCACTGCGACATCAATATCCTTCGGCGAAAGATAGATTCATTCACTTCACAGTGCCAGAATGAAAAAATTCAACGCATGAATTTTTATGTGAGTTGACAAATTTCAGCTTATTTGATTTTAAAATGTTATATATTTATAAGTTAAGTCAAAACTGTAGTAAATGCGTAGCTTGTTTTTTGTCGCTCTTCTGATACTCTTAACTCATTATTCCTGCAGAGAGATTGTAACTGATGAATTCCCGGGATTTACTCCCGTTCCTGCCGTAAATCGTATCATTATTGCCGGAGAACCTGTGAAAGTTCATATATCATTAGCTGAAAAGCTTGATACAAACCAGCTGACTTTGGTCAAGGATGCAGATATCTCACTTTATATCGACGGAAATTATGCAGAAAACCTTTTCCCTGATGAGAATGGGATATATTTTTCTTCATCGGTTGTTGAGCCACTGAGATCTTATAAACTGGAAGTAAATATACCTGGTTACAAGTCAATTACCTGTAACGAAATTCTGCCTTCTCCTTCACCAATATTCAATATTATCCATACCAGTAATGCCGGGAAAGATGAAGAGGGCATGATTTATCCATCCGTAACATTATCATTTAAAACAAATCCGGCTGAAAGACAATATTATGAAATAGTAATAAGAACGTTCCAATTCGGATATGAAAGGTTAGCTACTCTGAAGAAGATAACCGATCCTGTCTTATTGAACGAAGGGCT
Proteins encoded in this region:
- a CDS encoding DUF4249 domain-containing protein; the protein is MRSLFFVALLILLTHYSCREIVTDEFPGFTPVPAVNRIIIAGEPVKVHISLAEKLDTNQLTLVKDADISLYIDGNYAENLFPDENGIYFSSSVVEPLRSYKLEVNIPGYKSITCNEILPSPSPIFNIIHTSNAGKDEEGMIYPSVTLSFKTNPAERQYYEIVIRTFQFGYERLATLKKITDPVLLNEGLPLTIFSNEIIRDSVYTMTINYFTGSAGFSGNEPYHTSLYPMIIELRSCSGDYYRFVKQKHLYEKGRFPEFLAASTNAFPLFSNIPGGYGIFAGYSVVISDTLFPKF